The Paraburkholderia hospita region TGTTCTTCGATGTGGGCGACGCGCTGTATTCGTCGCTCGGCCGTCCGCTGTTGCGCGTGGTCGAAGATACGGTGGGTGTGCACGATGCCAACGTGCCTGCGTGCGACGACACCCGCTTCACCGTCGACTTCAACGTGACCGGGCATCGCAACTGTCTCGACAACATGCATTCCGGGCTCGCGCTGCATGGCCTTTCTCCGTTCGATGTGCCCGAGCCGTTCAACCTGTTCCAGAACGGTCCCGTAACGCCCGATCGGCGCATGCAGGTGACCGACCCGACCAGCAAGCCCGGCGATCACATCACGTTCGAAGCCCTCGAAGACCTGCTGTGCGCGGTGTCGTCCTGTCCGCAGGACATCATTCCCGGCAACGGCCTGCGCGTAACCGACATCGCGGTTTCAATCCACGCCGCTAATCCGTCCGCTCTCCCAACCGCATAAGCGCATCGACATTCATGCTTCTACTCAAAGCTCCCCCTGAACGTTCGCCACTGCCGCCGACCCGCGTCGTTGTGCCGGCGGGCGAAAGCCGCGCCATCAACGTGAACGCTGGTCAGATTCTGCGTATCGAAGCGAACGAAGCCGGCGCGACGGCGGCGATGTTCGCCTTCAGCCGCTCGAACCCGGATATCTACATGTCCGTGCATCACACGCGCGTGTTCAGCAACTCGTATGTCTTGCAGGCAGGCATGCGCATTGTCAGCAACCGGCGTCGCGCCCTGATGGTGCTCGGTAAAGACAGCATCGGCCGTCACGATCTGCTGTTGCCCGCGTCGACGACGGCGTTCCTCGAAGCAAATGGTTACGCGGGTCAGACCGGCTGCGTCGAATCGGTCGCGAAGATCGTCGCCGAAGAAGGACTGACGCCGCCGAAGCTGCCCGATCCGATCAATCTCTTCATGCACGCCGATCTGCACCAGGACGGCAGTATCGAGCCGAAGGCGAACGCCACGCGTGCGGGCGATTTCGTCGCGTGCCGGGTCGTCGCGGACATGACGTTCGTCGTGTCCGCGTGTTGCACCGGCATCGCAGGCAACGACACGCCGGGCATGCTGGAACTCGCCACCGCCGAAGAACTGATAGAGCTGTAAGGGCGAGGACGACTGCATGTGGCTCGACCCTCAGGTCATTCAAAGCGTGCCGTCGCTGCTGGACGGCTGGATGCTGACCGTGGAGCTGACG contains the following coding sequences:
- a CDS encoding DUF1989 domain-containing protein, which translates into the protein MSNPIFELTVKAGHGRAFEVKAGQFLTITDVEGQQAADFVAVTSSDKSEKLSPTHTRRQLRSLFFDVGDALYSSLGRPLLRVVEDTVGVHDANVPACDDTRFTVDFNVTGHRNCLDNMHSGLALHGLSPFDVPEPFNLFQNGPVTPDRRMQVTDPTSKPGDHITFEALEDLLCAVSSCPQDIIPGNGLRVTDIAVSIHAANPSALPTA
- a CDS encoding urea carboxylase-associated family protein, whose translation is MLLLKAPPERSPLPPTRVVVPAGESRAINVNAGQILRIEANEAGATAAMFAFSRSNPDIYMSVHHTRVFSNSYVLQAGMRIVSNRRRALMVLGKDSIGRHDLLLPASTTAFLEANGYAGQTGCVESVAKIVAEEGLTPPKLPDPINLFMHADLHQDGSIEPKANATRAGDFVACRVVADMTFVVSACCTGIAGNDTPGMLELATAEELIEL